The genome window CCCTCATATCCTGAGTTGGGAAATGGAGGGGGTGATGAAATATCCTGTGGTCATTAATCGTTCCCCGGGGGTTGAGGAAGACTGAAACCACAGGGCTCAGGCACTGATGAAATGTTCCTAATAGAGGCCATTCATCTCCATGTGTCACCACAACCCAACGAGCTATCTTCATTCAGACTGCCTCTCTCCATACAAACGTCAAGATTTTCAGAAAGATCCACACGAGTTGATCAACAAGCTAAAATCTTCCAGTAATGTCTTTACATCTGTGAGTAGTACCAGCATCATCCACATTGTTTGATGAGCATCCCTTTCATGAACATCGCAACTTTGCTTCACCAAAACCAATCTGATCATGTGGTCACATGGGACAAAAACAGTGAAAATGTATAATAGTCAACCTAATATCCTGCACTCTGATTATCCATAGCTGCTGTGTTTTAATTGGAGATGGTTCGGTAATATGCTACTTAGTAGGACTTTTATTTTCACACATTTGTCATCAATATCTCCCAATCTGCCAATTGATCAAATCCCAACCACTTTGTTCTCTTTGTCTGCCACAGGTGGACCCAGGACTAGATGGATGAGCTGATCACCACACCAGACTGAAATACAGATGTGTGTTGGTCATACAAAGTGGAGAAAATGAATAAAACATGGAATAAATCATCCAGGTAGTCATATCTTTATAACATCAAACTAAGCAGTGTTTTAACATGTTAATGTAATGGAATAAATCAGTATCTTTTATGATCGGTTCTAATTTAGAATTGTGCAATATCAGCATTCAATGCGCCAAAGAACATCAACCATTCCCACTGTGTCAGCATCCACCAGTCAGCATCCCAAAGGTATAATTATCAACTACGTCATCATGAATTAACTTCGTGTAATTACATTTCACCTGCCAGGCTCCATATGGTTCCCTTGACTCCATCCAAACAATAAGATAATTACATCCCAATTAAACAATTACATAATTACATCTCAATTGAACAACTGCTTAATCGTATCAGTGCAGCAACATTGCAGTACACATGCTGTACATCCACTGCTGACATCATGATGTCAAACGCACCAACTGTTAGATTCGTCAATGCATTAGACAAAAGCCACTTTATACCTTGTTTTAACACAcaccctttgtcctgatcttgtcctcaTTCTGATTGTGCACACATTTTTAGACGGGTGTAGATAACTAAGACACATTGTGAAAGTGTAAAgtgccagaggaaggcccaaaaaattgtcaaagactccaggcacccaattcatagactgttctctctgctaccacatggcaagcggtaccagagcgccaagtctaggaccaaaaggctccttaacagcttcttcccccaagccataaaactgctgaacaactaatcaaatggctacccggactatttacattgacaacccccccccccatctttttacactgctgctacacggtgtttattatctatgcataatcactttacccctacctactgtacatgtacaaatgacctcgactaacctgtaccccgcacattgactcggtaccggtaccccctgtatatagcctcgttattgttattgtgttactttttattatatttttttaactttagtctatttggtaaatattttctaaactctatttattgaactgcattgttggttaagagcttgtaagtattgtatttggcgcatgtgacaaataacacttgatttgatttgattttaaactGGCAAGTTCAGcgcaagatcaggacaaaggacccaTGTAAGcgacaggtataaacagggctagagagactagaagggggctagaGTGATTAGAAAGAGCCAAGAAAGCAGTCTACAACTTTTGTCAGAGAAACACAAAGTGAATGTAGTACCTATAGCATGCATGTAGCATCAAAGTAGTCCAGAAATCATTTAGTCATTAGCTCTATTCATTACCAATTATATGTAACAAAAAAGTATAAAAAACATTTATTATCAAAGCCTGAATATGATTCCACCATGTTTTTAGATGACGTTACTGAGTCTGATGAGGAAAGATAGGTTGTGACAGGGGGAAGGGAGtagggggggagaaggagaggagagggtaccTGCTGGGATGGGATGGGCTGGCTCTTGGGGGTAGGTATGAGATCATTCAAATCAGAGACAAAATAAAAACTTCCAAGTTGGGACAACACTGCCCCCCATTGGCCAACCATAGCATATTTCCGCCTATACTGACACTCTCCATGTGaggccaaatcaaatcaaatgtatttgtcacatacacctgtttagcagatgttattgtgggtgtagtgaaatagggaccacagagagagaaatgaccTGTACCTGTTTGACCTCCCACTTGTCTCCTCTCTGCTTGGCCGGAGACTCCTGGAAGTTGACCGTACTGTGGGAGTAGGTTTGCCCTGGGACGAGAGAGGCCCTCTTTTCtgtggatgaagagagaggggacagggaggacaggaaaGGATTCAAATTAGATCACTCAGAGGTGTTACAACTGTCATGGTGTAACACTAAAACCTCACAGAGACCTCCTATGTCAATATGGCCAGCCACTTGAACGGTCTCTGCCACTTCCTCATTGGCAGGCTAACCAAACGCACTTCATTTCCTGAGAAGAACGAAAAAAATATCATGGTCACCTGCTTTCTGAAACTATTGATTTTATTTAACAAACGGAGCTTTAATTAAATGTCACATTTGGCCCCTGCTGTGTGTTGGTCTCCTAAGCCCTGGTCCCAGTGATGAGGTAGGGCattagtgtggtgtgtggggcTGTGAGGCGTGGTTCCCCCAGGCCCAGCGGTGATCAGCAAGGCCCAGCAGAGCTCCATCTGCTCTGGGTAACATCAGTGGAAGGCCCCTACCACGGAGAGCAGGGGGTGGTGGTCACAGATGAGTAACTGTGGCAAGGTTGAGAGAGTACCAGTCTGACACTACAGtacaccccctcctctctgtacTTCATCACCCCTCTCCCAGCAGTACCTGGGTCCCATTCCGGACATAGACTCCCCACTGGGTGACAGCAACAGGCCAACTATGGCCCccgcgcgcgcacgcacacacacacacacacacacacacacacacacacacacacacacacacacacacacacacacacacacacacacacacacacacacacacacacacacacacacacacacacacacacacacacacacacacacacacacacacacacacacacacacacacacacacacacacattcacactcaagAGAGGCACACACTACAGTCTCCAGCCAGACGTGACaaacactgctgctgctgctgtttctaATACTCCATCAATGTAAAGTTCCAAAGAAAAGGCTCTCTCAACGTTCCCCATCACAATGACAAAGGGAGACGATATTAGAGGCTATACTATATTAAGGAATAATATTAATATTTTTACAAAGGCAAATCGGAGCAAAATTACCAACTTTGGTAGCTGTGACACTAAATGGATTTTCTAAACACAAGATAGAGTAGCTTGTCATTTCtatccaacacacacaaacacactacctCGGGAGATGGTGGACACCTGCTCTATGGCAGGGAGTAGGCCAGTGGATGCCCTCCGGGTCTCCAGGGCTTGTTTCCACCAGCTGCCCAGCTTACAGTGGCCTAGCCTATCCTCTGGGGTGCTTCTGAAGCATGATGCGTCCTCTTTGTGCGAGGCCTTCCCCCCTCCAGGTAACCTGTCCCTGGATGTCTCTAGGGCTGAGGAGGGGCTGAGCTGGGGGGAGCGGCTGGGGCTAGTCCTAGGGGACAGAGACACTCCAGGAACCTGTAGCTGACTGGAGCGTACGGACCTCCGCAGGGGGATGAGCAGAGAGGAGTCCTGGAGAGAGAAGGGCCTGATGTACCTCCCGGAAGCCCCACTGTCTTGCTCCCCCTCCAGGGTggcgcctccctctgtctctgggccACTGGGCCCTGTGTCTCCCAGCTCCTCCAGGAAGCAGAAGGTctggtggagctcagagacaaGGTCCTGGGTGGTCTCAGTGAGGGCACAGGAGGTCAGGATCTCCGGTTGGTCCACTGCATCCTGGGAGTCCCGGCGGAAACATTCCACTGAATCCTCAAGCGGTGGAGGGTCGAATGCCCTCTgaacaaacacagacatacagaaaCCCAGTTGAGTTGGCAAATACTGTAGGTTGTCTGcatagtatgtacagtatgtatgtaattGGACAGTAGAGAGGTCTGTCACCTGTAAGGGCTCCAGCTCCAGGAAGCAGTGAGATGAGGCAGCAACAGCCCCAGAGAAGGTGGAGGTATGGGGGAGGATGCTCCCTGATTTGTCCCCTCCAGGCATGATGCTCCACACGTCACTCACACTTGGTGCATGCATGATTTTGTCAGTAACCTCCTTGTAGTAGTCCATTTTCTCTGGATTAACATGAACAAAAGTAGTTAGTTAAAAGGGCCAATTATTTAATTATTTCTCAGTTaagtcatacagtagatatagtgaAAACACAGCCACAACACAGAGTGTAGTAACAGTTGAAACACACCATAGTCAGGTGTCAGGAAGTTGTGACTCTCCACTTGGATCTCAGATACAGAGGGCACTGATTGGTTGTCCTCATTACTGTAGAACTGAGGATGGAGGTTCAGTCTGCTCAGACTATGCCTGACAAACAAATGATCACATAAAGAACATGTCCTTTATCTTATTGTTCGGCATAACACAATGCTGGCCACAGCAAAGAGTGGAATTATGGTCTGTTAATGAAATTATAAAGTAAACATTGAGGATTGAGAAGGGTCACCTTCTGTCTAACGTTACATCTACAGGAGGAACTGCCTCCTCTCCCACATTGAAGACGTCGTCTCCTTGTATATCATAGGTCATGATGTCCTCCACTCCCCCTAAAGGAAACAGAAAACACTTTCAACAACTCAGATGACCAGAACATGGATTTCCGTTGGGTTAATACTAAAGAACATTATTTCAAAAGGAGTCGACAACTTAAATGTTGAGTATAAAACAGCTCTAGTCTGTGCATCTGAACTCACACTCAGTGGAGAACGCcagctcctccacctccatgctgTCTTTACTGAGGCTGTTGAAGGAGACAGGGTCTGTGGCGCCCTCTAGTGTCAGAGTCCGGTCAGGGTAGTCTGGGAGGAGTATGTCTTCTGGGGGGGAAGGGCTGTCGCCCTGACTGTTCTGGCACCGTCCTCTATCACTGAGCAGGGATGAGATCCGCTGCAGCATTGCTGTGCTCCCAATCACATATGGGATGCCTGGTCTCAGGCAGGGAAGTGAGGGGGAAGATGTGAAAGAGAATATAGATTCAGAGCTCTCCTTGGACAGGGATTGAGAGGAGAGGTGTGCCGGGGTCCAGGGTTTCTCCTGCATTGAGACAACGAAATTCATTATTTTTATATTCATCATTGCCAAACGTATTATTCCTCAGCACACTCACTCTCAGACAGAGCCACAGTAGTAAAGTACCGCAGCTATAAGAGGCAGGTCATGATCAGGTGGCTCTGTGTCTCCCTGCTCTCCCAGCCTGTCAGTCATCATACCCGCTGGGGAGGGTCTAGGGAGGTGGTGCCTAAGGGCCTGGATGGTCAGACTCAGGTTCCgacagctccctctcctctcttggtGCTCCCCTGGCCATGTCACCTCCTCACTGGGCCAGGGAAAAACAGATTATaccaaacacacactgacattgggtatttttgtaaacaacattttagtcattttgtaTTGAATAATGTACCTCGCTGTTGGCTGGTGTTGTCTCAGTTCAACCATAGATTCCCTGAGGAGTCTGATGAAATCCTCTGAAGAGAGAGTGTTGATGTTCTGAGACTGATACAGCAGGGCAGATAACGGATGAATGGGACCCCCTGCAATCCACAACATTTCACTGAATTTCAGAATACTTGATAGTGATGATATTTCTCAAATCAGTATGAGTCACAATAAGTGATCCATACCTGGCTCTTTCACTGCCATAGAGATCCCTGTGGTCCTCCTATGCTGAGGAAGCCCCTCTACTCCACACTGACCCCCAGCCTCTTCCGACTGAGTAGTACAATGGCCCAGATCCTAATAAAGGTACCGTTTTTTCAATAGAAAATGTGATTACTGACAACAAACAACCTGCATGTACATGCCTAAGTATTTACATGTCTTTTATGATAGTGTTGCaaagaggttcaccttccatatTGCTTCCATGCAGTCGGAAGCCGCCACACATAGGCCAAGCCTCTCACATCCATGAAGGAAGTACCTGACCATGTCATTACTTCCTGTGTGACCTTTCTTCAGGAGGGCCCAGGCGTCTGAGACATGGCTTAGGGGCAGAGAAAACAAGATGTAATATGAAAACCGTGAGCCATACAGAGCCAGAGTACATGGTATACATACAGTAGTCCATTTGGTATAGCACATGCTAATGTATTTAACCCTACCTGTTCTGTAGGAGTACGTCCACACAGAGCTTAAGGTCATGGGGGGTGTCTGTGGCTAGTCTGGTCCAGTAGATGTACTTCAGCGCCAAGCGGAGCTGCTTTCTCCTCAGCAGGCTGTGGATGATGCAGCGGTGCTGCCAGGAGAACCAGGGTGGTTCAGACCTGGGGCTCAGCAGCAGCTCCATGGAGCCCTACACAGAGGCAATGACAGCCATAGGAAAATCTATTGGCTCTGTTGAGCCCTGCTAAATCCTGGAAGACATACACATCGATAGACTAAACGTTACAGTGAGAGCAAAGATACCGATAAGTGTCCATGGTCGAGGAGCCAGAAGGCCCGGATCTGCTGGGAGAAGCTGGGAGGGATGATGAAGGCGTGGCAAAAGGACTGCAGGAGGTCATCTTTGCACTGCAGGAAATGTGCCATGTCCAGGATGAAGTACATGAGCTGTGCACAGGCTGTGTTAAGTGTAGTGTACATAATCAAGAATACTGTATATTCAGTTCAGTTCACATGACAGTCATATTAACACAGTCATATCTTTGAGGACACATTATGGATTCTCCATGTTCGGATACAATGGCCTGAACAGACATGTTGTTGATGCGAGGCACCAGCACCAGCTTCAGCAGAGCCTGCAGGTTAGGGGGCGGATAGCCCTGGTCTGTGCAGTCCTCAGAGGTCCATATGGGCCCATGTTGTTTGTCCATCTGAGCCACCATACCCTGGATCAGTGAATTCCAcctttcccttccctcctcctcccatctaaTCAAATAAAGAGAAAGAAGATGTGGAGAATAGATTTAAAAAAGATTGAATAGGGAGTAAAGGAAGAAGACAGAAATAGAGCAAGTGAGACCTATCAGTGATTTAAGAGTTACCCGAGAGTGTGGAGGGAAGCCCTGCGGTGGTTCTGAtccatctctctccacatctGAGAGATCCGCTTCATTTCTTGAGCCTCtgcgaggaggagaggaaaagtcAGTGTACCTATAAAtactagaccagggatcatcaactagattcagacgAGGGCCGATTTTTTCTGAGCGGATGGGGGCCGGAacaaaattacaaataatttgtagactgcaaattgaccagaAGAAGCCAAAACACATAtgatgtttgactaaaacaaaccatttcaaaccttgcttacatttgtatactatCACGTTTCCCTCTATTATACAtggaaatacttgggaacagatttcttttaaaaaatcacttggagctgatttcctggtgtttttacagtcttttatgtccaaaaagggaaaaaaaagaaaaataacaataattgtCTTAAAAAAAATGTTGCTTAGAAAACTTGGGTGCCAAATAAAACAACCCGCGGGACAAAGGCCCacaggccgccagttggggaaccctgtactagactaaccctaacttcaaccctaacacaacaacatacaACACTTGTTACACTGTACTTATAAGAATAGTTACACAGTAGTAACAACTCTTTGATGCAAAGTGTGACCGGTTTGTACAGTTTGACTGTTTGTCCTTCTATAACGTTAAGGTATGCATCCTTACCAGGGTACTTGGGCAGGAGTCCGGTGATGCCCCACCACTGTACAAGCCGACCCAGCCAGATGTGTTGCTTCAGAGCTCTGTGTTCCCGATTCCAGTAGTCGTGCCTCACAGCTGAGGATCCACACCCGGCCCTGCAGACCACACACGGGATCTCCAAACCTACATACAGATGGAGGACAGACAGCCACCATTCAATCATGATCAGAAAACAGCTCTCTTGATAGAAACTACAATTCCAATCCTGTTTTTACCTATATTGTTACAACCATACCAAATGCTAGCACTAGGCATCTAGGTAAGATCATTGTATTAAACAAACTAACCAGTTGATATCATTCATGCAACAATCTGATCATTGTGAGGGGGGCCAGGGTTGGAATAGTACTGTACCATGCCAGAAGTGTGTCAGGCCGCTCTGCCTCCTCCCCCACTGGGCCAGGGTAAGCAGGTTCCTCAGCCGCTGCAGCAGCAGGTGCACCCTGGTGAAGCAGCTGTGGTCCAGGAACATCCACAGGCCCTGGCAACGGCTGAAGCCTAGaaacaggggaggggagagggggacccATAGAGAGGGGACAGTAGAAGACCTTTGTAATAAAGCTGTGGAAAGAG of Salmo salar chromosome ssa01, Ssal_v3.1, whole genome shotgun sequence contains these proteins:
- the LOC106595967 gene encoding uncharacterized protein, producing MWQGVRGCDSRTMMDTEDQWTQALASNNVRAILRWICSLSTEVGNADVEDSLATFSSWVQRTAEVSKKELLTLCFSRCQGLWMFLDHSCFTRVHLLLQRLRNLLTLAQWGRRQSGLTHFWHGLEIPCVVCRAGCGSSAVRHDYWNREHRALKQHIWLGRLVQWWGITGLLPKYPEAQEMKRISQMWREMDQNHRRASLHTLGWEEEGRERWNSLIQGMVAQMDKQHGPIWTSEDCTDQGYPPPNLQALLKLVLVPRINNMSVQAILMYFILDMAHFLQCKDDLLQSFCHAFIIPPSFSQQIRAFWLLDHGHLSGSMELLLSPRSEPPWFSWQHRCIIHSLLRRKQLRLALKYIYWTRLATDTPHDLKLCVDVLLQNSHVSDAWALLKKGHTGSNDMVRYFLHGCERLGLCVAASDCMEAIWKDLGHCTTQSEEAGGQCGVEGLPQHRRTTGISMAVKEPGGPIHPLSALLYQSQNINTLSSEDFIRLLRESMVELRQHQPTASEEVTWPGEHQERRGSCRNLSLTIQALRHHLPRPSPAGMMTDRLGEQGDTEPPDHDLPLIAAEKPWTPAHLSSQSLSKESSESIFSFTSSPSLPCLRPGIPYVIGSTAMLQRISSLLSDRGRCQNSQGDSPSPPEDILLPDYPDRTLTLEGATDPVSFNSLSKDSMEVEELAFSTEWGVEDIMTYDIQGDDVFNVGEEAVPPVDVTLDRRHSLSRLNLHPQFYSNEDNQSVPSVSEIQVESHNFLTPDYEKMDYYKEVTDKIMHAPSVSDVWSIMPGGDKSGSILPHTSTFSGAVAASSHCFLELEPLQRAFDPPPLEDSVECFRRDSQDAVDQPEILTSCALTETTQDLVSELHQTFCFLEELGDTGPSGPETEGGATLEGEQDSGASGRYIRPFSLQDSSLLIPLRRSVRSSQLQVPGVSLSPRTSPSRSPQLSPSSALETSRDRLPGGGKASHKEDASCFRSTPEDRLGHCKLGSWWKQALETRRASTGLLPAIEQVSTISREKRASLVPGQTYSHSTVNFQESPAKQRGDKWEVKQAEKEELLGRRGSGKLPHQRVEQGVASHRGARLKKGKRVKKA